In the Brucella anthropi ATCC 49188 genome, one interval contains:
- the pyrE gene encoding orotate phosphoribosyltransferase: MNTEDVLAVFREAGAILEGHFILTSGLRSPVFLQKARVFMHADKTEKLCKALAEKIQAADLGPIDYVVGPAIGGLIPSYETSRHLRVPSVWVERENGVFRLRRFDVPKGARVVIVEDIVTTGLSIRETIDCMKDLGIEVVAAACIVDRSAGKADVGTKLIALAEYEVPAYPADKLPPELAAIPAVKPGSRNI; this comes from the coding sequence ATGAACACCGAAGATGTGCTTGCCGTCTTCCGCGAAGCGGGAGCGATCCTTGAAGGCCACTTTATTCTTACGTCAGGCCTGCGCAGTCCTGTTTTCCTTCAGAAGGCGCGTGTTTTCATGCATGCCGACAAGACGGAAAAGCTATGCAAAGCGCTTGCAGAGAAAATCCAGGCGGCAGATCTTGGACCTATCGATTATGTGGTTGGTCCGGCAATTGGTGGCTTGATTCCCTCCTACGAAACTTCACGCCATCTGCGTGTTCCGTCGGTCTGGGTAGAGCGCGAGAACGGTGTGTTCCGCCTGCGTCGTTTCGATGTGCCGAAGGGAGCGCGAGTCGTTATCGTGGAAGATATCGTCACGACCGGACTTTCCATCCGCGAAACGATCGACTGCATGAAGGACCTCGGCATTGAAGTTGTGGCTGCGGCCTGCATCGTCGACCGCTCGGCGGGCAAGGCGGATGTTGGCACGAAGCTGATTGCTCTCGCCGAATATGAAGTTCCGGCCTATCCTGCGGATAAATTGCCGCCGGAGCTTGCTGCAATTCCGGCTGTGAAGCCCGGTAGCCGCAACATTTAA
- a CDS encoding RelA/SpoT family protein: MMRQYELVERVQRYKPDVNEALLNKAYVYAMQKHGSQKRASGDPYFSHPLEVAAILTDMHLDEATIAIALLHDTIEDTTATRQEIDQLFGPEIGKLVEGLTKLKKLDLVSKKAVQAENLRKLLLAISEDVRVLLVKLADRLHNMRTLGVMREDKRLRIAEETMDIYAPLAGRMGMQDMREELEELAFRYINPDAWRAVTDRLAELLEKNRGLLQKIEKDLSEIFEKHGIKASVKSRQKKAWSVFRKMETKGLSFEQLSDIFGFRVMVDTTQDCYRALGLIHTTWSMVPGRFKDYISTPKQNDYRSIHTTIIGPSRQRIELQIRTREMDEIAEFGVAAHSIYKDRGSANNPHKMSTETNAYAWLRQTIEQLSEGDNPEEFLEHTKLELFQDQVFCFTPKGRLIALPRGATPIDFAYAVHTDIGDSCVGAKVNGRIMPLMTELKNGDEVDIIRSKAQVPPAAWESLVATGKARAAIRRATRSAVRKQYSGLGMRILERAFERAGKPFSKDILKPGLPRLARKDVEDVLAAVGRGELPSTDVVKAVYPDYQDTRVTSQNSPAKTGEKGWFNIQNAAGMIFKVPEGSEDAAKTDAEAVAKPGKKALPIRGTNSDLPVRFAPEGAVPGDRIVGILQPGAGITIYPIQSPALTAYDDQPERWIDVRWDIDDQMSERFPARVSVSAINSPGSLAEIAQIVAANDANIHNLSMVRTAPDFTEMIIDVEVWDLKHLNRIISQLKESASVSGAKRVNG; the protein is encoded by the coding sequence ATGATGCGCCAATATGAGCTTGTGGAGCGTGTTCAGCGATACAAGCCTGACGTGAACGAGGCGCTTCTCAACAAGGCATATGTCTATGCCATGCAAAAGCATGGCAGTCAGAAACGAGCTTCCGGCGATCCCTATTTCTCCCATCCGCTCGAAGTCGCTGCGATCCTCACCGATATGCATCTCGACGAAGCGACGATTGCAATCGCGCTCCTGCACGACACGATCGAAGATACGACGGCCACCCGTCAGGAAATCGATCAGCTCTTCGGCCCTGAAATCGGCAAACTCGTCGAGGGACTGACCAAGCTCAAAAAGCTCGACCTCGTTTCAAAAAAAGCAGTGCAGGCGGAAAACCTTCGCAAGCTGCTTCTGGCGATTTCAGAAGATGTCCGCGTGCTTCTGGTGAAGCTTGCGGATCGCCTGCACAATATGCGCACGCTGGGCGTGATGCGGGAAGACAAGCGCCTGCGTATTGCCGAAGAAACGATGGATATCTATGCGCCGCTTGCTGGCCGCATGGGTATGCAGGATATGCGGGAAGAGCTCGAAGAGCTGGCCTTCCGCTATATTAATCCGGATGCATGGCGCGCCGTGACGGATCGCCTGGCCGAGCTTCTGGAAAAGAACCGCGGCCTGCTGCAGAAGATCGAAAAGGACCTGTCCGAGATTTTCGAGAAGCATGGCATCAAGGCCAGTGTGAAGAGCCGCCAAAAGAAGGCGTGGTCGGTTTTCCGCAAGATGGAAACCAAGGGCCTTTCCTTCGAGCAGCTTTCCGACATTTTTGGTTTCCGCGTGATGGTCGACACCACGCAGGATTGCTATCGGGCACTCGGTCTCATTCATACGACGTGGTCGATGGTTCCGGGCCGGTTCAAGGATTATATTTCCACGCCTAAACAGAACGATTACCGGTCGATCCACACCACCATCATCGGTCCGTCGCGCCAGCGTATCGAGCTACAGATTCGCACACGCGAAATGGATGAGATTGCGGAGTTTGGTGTCGCAGCCCACTCGATCTACAAGGATCGTGGCAGCGCCAATAATCCGCACAAAATGTCGACCGAGACCAATGCTTATGCATGGCTGCGCCAGACAATCGAACAGCTTTCAGAAGGCGATAATCCGGAAGAGTTCCTCGAACACACCAAGCTTGAGCTCTTTCAGGATCAGGTCTTCTGCTTCACGCCCAAAGGCCGCCTCATTGCTCTGCCGCGTGGTGCGACGCCGATCGATTTCGCCTATGCCGTTCACACCGATATCGGTGACAGCTGCGTCGGTGCGAAGGTCAACGGGCGCATCATGCCGTTGATGACCGAACTGAAGAACGGCGATGAGGTCGATATCATCCGTTCCAAGGCGCAGGTTCCCCCTGCTGCCTGGGAGTCGCTTGTTGCAACCGGTAAGGCGCGCGCAGCCATTCGCCGAGCGACCCGTTCGGCTGTTCGCAAACAGTATTCGGGGCTTGGCATGCGCATTCTGGAACGCGCATTCGAACGTGCCGGTAAGCCGTTCAGCAAGGATATTCTGAAGCCAGGACTTCCGCGTTTGGCACGCAAGGATGTAGAGGATGTGTTGGCCGCAGTCGGACGTGGTGAGCTGCCGTCAACCGATGTGGTCAAGGCGGTCTATCCTGACTATCAGGACACACGCGTCACATCGCAGAATAGTCCGGCGAAGACTGGCGAAAAGGGCTGGTTCAACATCCAGAACGCCGCCGGCATGATCTTCAAGGTGCCCGAGGGCAGTGAGGATGCAGCGAAGACCGATGCGGAAGCCGTGGCGAAGCCCGGGAAAAAGGCGCTGCCGATTCGCGGCACCAATTCGGACCTGCCTGTGCGCTTTGCACCGGAAGGGGCCGTGCCAGGAGATCGTATCGTCGGTATCCTGCAGCCCGGCGCCGGTATAACGATCTATCCGATCCAATCACCTGCACTGACGGCCTATGACGATCAGCCGGAACGTTGGATCGACGTGCGTTGGGACATCGATGATCAGATGAGTGAGCGTTTCCCGGCTCGCGTCAGCGTATCGGCCATCAATTCGCCCGGCTCTCTGGCGGAGATCGCGCAGATCGTGGCTGCCAACGACGCGAATATTCACAATCTCTCCATGGTACGCACCGCACCGGATTTCACCGAGATGATTATCGATGTCGAGGTTTGGGACCTCAAGCATCTCAACCGTATCATTTCCCAATTGAAAGAAAGCGCGAGCGTCAGTGGCGCGAAACGCGTGAACGGATAG
- the rpoZ gene encoding DNA-directed RNA polymerase subunit omega has translation MARVTVEDCVDKVENRFELVLLAGHRARQISQGAQITIDRDNDKNPVVALREIADETLSPDDLKEDLIHSLQKHVEVDEPEAAAPAQIASSSEEVAEGIADAAEEDMVAFDRMSEEELLAGIEGLVAPEKNDDF, from the coding sequence ATGGCCCGCGTCACTGTTGAGGACTGCGTAGATAAGGTCGAGAACCGTTTTGAACTGGTTCTGCTGGCTGGTCACCGTGCTCGCCAAATTTCCCAGGGTGCACAGATCACCATCGACCGCGACAACGACAAGAATCCTGTTGTTGCTCTGCGCGAAATCGCTGATGAAACCCTGTCGCCCGATGATCTGAAGGAAGATCTCATCCACTCTCTGCAGAAGCATGTGGAAGTCGACGAGCCAGAAGCCGCTGCGCCTGCACAGATTGCTTCGTCTTCGGAAGAAGTTGCAGAAGGCATTGCAGACGCTGCCGAGGAAGATATGGTTGCTTTCGACCGTATGTCGGAAGAAGAGCTGCTCGCCGGTATCGAAGGCCTCGTCGCACCAGAGAAGAACGACGACTTCTAA
- a CDS encoding LabA-like NYN domain-containing protein — MFDSREKIALFIDGANLYAASKTLGFDIDYRKLLKAFQKRGYLLRAYYYTALVEDQEYSSIRPLIDWLDYNGYKVVTKAAKEFTDSTGRRKVKGNMDIELTVDAMQLTDTVDHFVIFSGDGDFRSLAEALQRKGRKVSVVSTLTTQPAMISDELRRQADHFIDLVSLKAEIGRDPSERAPRRQDDDLDDSY; from the coding sequence ATGTTCGATTCTCGTGAAAAAATTGCCCTTTTTATTGATGGCGCCAATTTATACGCCGCCTCGAAAACTCTGGGGTTCGATATTGATTATCGGAAGCTTTTGAAGGCATTTCAGAAGCGTGGCTATCTGCTTCGTGCATATTACTATACGGCATTGGTTGAAGATCAGGAATATTCCTCGATCCGCCCGCTGATCGACTGGCTGGATTATAACGGCTACAAGGTCGTCACTAAGGCTGCCAAGGAATTCACGGATTCCACCGGGCGTCGCAAGGTGAAGGGTAATATGGACATCGAACTGACAGTCGATGCCATGCAGCTCACCGATACAGTCGACCATTTTGTGATTTTCTCAGGCGACGGCGATTTCCGCTCACTTGCCGAAGCACTTCAGCGCAAGGGCCGCAAGGTTTCGGTTGTCTCGACCCTCACCACCCAGCCGGCCATGATTTCCGATGAACTGCGCCGCCAGGCCGATCATTTCATCGATCTGGTCTCGCTCAAGGCTGAGATTGGCCGCGATCCGTCGGAACGCGCACCGCGCCGCCAGGATGACGATCTCGACGACAGCTATTGA
- a CDS encoding uracil-DNA glycosylase has translation MISEPSPNCDICPRLHAFLQEWRRKEPSWHNSPVPPFLPAHDDDVRLLIVGLAPGLRGANRTGRPFTGDYAGDLLYSTLCEFGFATGKFEARPDDSLRLLDASIVNAVRCVPPENKPIGAEINNCRQFLLPMLTRFRNLQAIVTLGTIAHQSTVRALGAPVARHPFGHDRASDIGSLRIFSSYHCSRYNTNTGRLTDTMFRTVFRNVRDYLNQKSA, from the coding sequence ATGATTTCCGAACCATCTCCCAACTGTGATATCTGCCCCAGGCTGCACGCATTCCTGCAGGAATGGCGCCGCAAGGAGCCTTCGTGGCATAATTCACCGGTTCCACCGTTTCTGCCAGCGCATGATGACGATGTTCGGCTCCTGATTGTGGGGCTGGCGCCAGGTTTGCGCGGCGCCAATAGAACCGGACGCCCCTTCACCGGCGACTATGCCGGTGATCTGCTCTACAGCACACTGTGTGAATTCGGTTTTGCCACTGGCAAGTTCGAGGCTCGTCCTGACGACAGTTTGCGCCTGCTGGATGCCAGCATCGTCAATGCGGTGCGCTGCGTGCCGCCGGAAAACAAGCCCATCGGCGCCGAGATCAACAATTGCCGACAATTCCTGTTGCCGATGCTGACCCGATTTCGGAATCTGCAGGCAATCGTCACACTGGGAACGATTGCGCATCAATCGACGGTTCGTGCACTTGGTGCGCCGGTTGCGCGACATCCCTTCGGTCACGACCGGGCAAGCGACATTGGCAGCCTGCGCATTTTTTCCAGCTATCACTGCTCGCGCTATAACACCAATACCGGGCGGTTGACGGATACCATGTTCCGAACCGTATTCCGGAATGTACGCGACTATCTGAATCAAAAGAGCGCCTGA
- the smpB gene encoding SsrA-binding protein SmpB, with protein sequence MNKPKNSPVRKIIAENRKARFNFEILDTLEAGLVLTGTEVKSLRANQSNIAESYASFENGEFWLINSYIPEYTQGNRFNHEPRRLRKLLISKREMSRLFNSVSRDGMTVVPLKLYFNDRGRAKLELALARGKKTHDKRETEKKRDWNREKARLMRDKG encoded by the coding sequence ATGAACAAGCCCAAGAATTCTCCTGTGCGCAAAATCATCGCGGAAAACCGCAAGGCGCGCTTCAATTTTGAAATTCTAGATACGCTCGAAGCCGGTCTCGTCCTGACCGGCACCGAGGTCAAGTCGCTGCGCGCCAATCAGTCCAACATAGCGGAGAGCTATGCGAGCTTTGAGAATGGCGAGTTCTGGCTTATCAATTCCTATATTCCGGAATATACGCAGGGCAATCGTTTCAACCATGAGCCGCGGCGCTTGCGCAAACTGCTCATCAGCAAACGCGAAATGTCCCGCCTGTTCAACTCGGTATCACGCGACGGGATGACCGTGGTGCCATTGAAGCTTTACTTCAATGATCGGGGTCGCGCGAAGCTGGAACTGGCGCTGGCGCGAGGCAAGAAGACTCACGACAAGCGCGAGACGGAAAAGAAGCGCGACTGGAATCGTGAAAAGGCTCGCTTGATGCGGGATAAGGGATAA
- the dapA gene encoding 4-hydroxy-tetrahydrodipicolinate synthase — protein sequence MLKGSITALVTPFDSEGAFDEKAFRAFVNWQIEEGTKGLVPVGTTGETPTLSHDEHKRVIEVCIEVAAGRVPVIAGAGSNNTVEAIELAQHAEKAGADAVLVVTPYYNKPNQRGLYEHFSRVARSISIPLIIYNIPGRSIVDMTPETMGALVRDHKNIVGVKDATGKIERVSEQRATCGKDFIQLSGEDATALGFNAHGGVGCISVTSNIAPRLCAEFQDACQAGDFSKALELQDRLMPLHKALFIEPNPSGPKYALSRLGRVENALRSPMVTVEAATAEKIDQAMKHAGLVN from the coding sequence ATGCTGAAGGGCTCAATTACCGCGCTTGTCACGCCATTCGATTCCGAAGGAGCGTTCGACGAGAAAGCCTTTCGCGCATTTGTAAACTGGCAGATCGAAGAAGGCACCAAAGGGCTCGTCCCAGTCGGCACGACTGGTGAAACACCGACCCTGTCGCATGACGAGCACAAGCGCGTCATTGAGGTTTGCATTGAGGTTGCAGCTGGTCGCGTTCCCGTGATCGCCGGTGCAGGTTCCAACAATACTGTGGAAGCGATCGAACTGGCGCAACATGCCGAAAAGGCTGGCGCTGATGCCGTTCTCGTCGTCACGCCTTACTACAACAAGCCGAACCAGCGTGGTCTTTACGAACATTTTTCGCGTGTGGCCCGCTCCATTTCGATCCCGCTCATCATCTACAATATTCCCGGTCGTTCGATCGTCGACATGACACCGGAAACGATGGGCGCACTCGTTCGCGATCACAAGAACATCGTGGGCGTCAAGGATGCGACTGGCAAGATCGAGCGCGTATCCGAACAACGCGCAACCTGCGGCAAGGATTTCATCCAGCTTTCCGGTGAAGACGCAACGGCTCTTGGTTTCAACGCCCATGGCGGGGTAGGGTGCATTTCGGTGACGTCCAACATTGCGCCGCGTCTTTGCGCCGAATTCCAGGATGCATGTCAGGCCGGCGATTTCTCCAAGGCACTCGAATTGCAGGATCGCCTCATGCCGCTGCACAAGGCACTCTTCATCGAGCCAAACCCGTCAGGCCCGAAATATGCGCTGTCGCGCCTCGGCCGCGTGGAAAATGCCTTGCGCTCGCCGATGGTGACTGTGGAAGCCGCGACGGCAGAGAAGATCGATCAGGCCATGAAGCATGCGGGTCTGGTCAACTGA
- a CDS encoding lytic transglycosylase domain-containing protein codes for MSKQVAAISLKRKALLASCFVAVALQPVISLAQSSLPSGVPTPLARPFAPTTTHQSPMNLVTPKPRPATPDPVVTSAVSRMENPAAIGGTLKSGLDALSSRDTASAIAFRNGMPRGSLDRQILTWAIATSGLDGVPSAEIAAAATDLRGWPGTSVLRRNSERALFKENPAPATVIATFGNTRPQTTEGMILLARSYVSTGNAGKARELLSPWWATQRLSADDEQKILKEFSDVLTREDHQRRILRSLYNDRMQSAKLLAGPAQAQSLYNAFAAVAQKSPNAAKAIADVDRTWQGNAAYQFLKIRYLRRAERYNEATDLMLKAPRQASALVDPDAWWVERRILSRELLDLGKPQLAYKLVSAHAAESPTMAAEAEFHAGWYALRALNQPKTAAPHFAKIAEISSRPISASRAFYWLGRSAEAGSGGDARDYYRRSAHFGTTFYGQLSAAKLSEKAPELIYPRPTEADRARFAGRPAVQAIKRLEQVGYSSRATTLYNQLSQELDSVGELALLAVMAERDENHYLALRVGKNAALRGLDVGALSHPLGAIPANANISGSGKALAYAIARQESEFNVGAVSKAGARGLLQLMPATAKSVATRNGMSFSAPRLTTDAGYNATLGAHFLGEQLDRFNGSYVLTFAGYNAGPRRASEWVEKYGDPRGKPIDQVVDWIERIPYSETRNYVQRVMENYEVYKARLTGSADIQTDLIYGRR; via the coding sequence ATGTCAAAACAAGTCGCAGCGATATCCCTGAAAAGAAAAGCTCTCCTCGCGAGTTGCTTTGTTGCGGTTGCTCTGCAGCCGGTGATTTCGCTCGCCCAATCCTCGCTGCCGTCCGGCGTTCCCACCCCGCTTGCGCGTCCCTTTGCACCGACGACGACACACCAGTCGCCGATGAATCTGGTGACACCGAAACCGCGTCCGGCCACGCCTGATCCGGTCGTGACGTCAGCAGTCAGCCGTATGGAAAACCCGGCAGCGATTGGTGGAACGCTGAAAAGCGGGCTTGATGCCCTTTCCTCCCGTGACACGGCAAGTGCTATCGCATTCCGCAACGGGATGCCTCGTGGTTCGCTTGACCGCCAGATTCTGACGTGGGCTATCGCGACGTCCGGTCTTGATGGTGTGCCGAGCGCTGAAATTGCAGCGGCGGCAACAGATTTGCGCGGCTGGCCGGGGACATCGGTTCTGCGCCGTAACTCTGAACGGGCCTTGTTCAAGGAAAATCCAGCTCCTGCGACCGTAATCGCAACATTCGGCAATACGCGCCCGCAGACTACAGAAGGCATGATTCTTCTTGCCCGCTCCTATGTCAGCACTGGAAATGCGGGCAAAGCGCGCGAACTGCTTTCACCATGGTGGGCTACACAGCGCTTATCAGCCGATGACGAGCAAAAGATCCTGAAAGAGTTCTCTGACGTTCTGACGCGCGAAGATCATCAGCGCCGTATTCTGCGTTCTCTTTATAATGACCGTATGCAGTCCGCAAAACTGCTTGCAGGTCCGGCACAGGCCCAATCGCTTTACAACGCTTTTGCGGCAGTAGCACAGAAGTCTCCGAATGCCGCCAAGGCGATAGCGGACGTCGACCGCACGTGGCAGGGAAACGCCGCCTATCAGTTCCTGAAGATTCGCTATCTGCGTCGCGCCGAACGCTATAACGAGGCGACAGACCTCATGCTCAAGGCACCACGTCAGGCGTCGGCGCTTGTCGATCCGGATGCCTGGTGGGTCGAACGCCGCATCCTGTCACGGGAACTGCTCGACCTTGGCAAACCGCAGCTCGCCTACAAGCTGGTTTCGGCCCACGCCGCCGAATCGCCCACAATGGCCGCAGAAGCGGAATTCCATGCCGGATGGTATGCACTGCGCGCCCTGAACCAGCCGAAGACGGCTGCGCCACATTTTGCCAAGATCGCAGAAATCTCCTCGCGTCCGATTTCGGCGTCTCGTGCTTTCTATTGGCTCGGACGGTCGGCCGAAGCAGGTAGCGGTGGCGATGCGCGCGACTATTATCGCCGCTCCGCCCATTTCGGCACAACATTTTACGGACAGCTTTCGGCAGCCAAACTGAGCGAAAAAGCACCTGAGCTTATCTATCCAAGACCAACGGAAGCGGATCGCGCGCGGTTTGCGGGCCGTCCCGCCGTGCAGGCAATCAAGCGGCTGGAACAGGTCGGCTATAGCAGTCGCGCAACGACGCTCTACAATCAGCTTTCGCAGGAACTCGACAGTGTCGGCGAACTGGCTCTGCTGGCGGTCATGGCCGAGCGCGACGAGAACCACTATCTGGCGCTGCGCGTCGGCAAAAATGCTGCATTGCGAGGTCTTGATGTTGGTGCTCTCTCGCATCCGCTTGGCGCAATTCCCGCCAATGCCAATATAAGCGGATCAGGTAAGGCTCTAGCCTATGCTATTGCCCGGCAGGAAAGTGAATTCAACGTCGGCGCGGTTTCAAAAGCTGGCGCACGCGGTCTGCTGCAACTTATGCCAGCAACGGCCAAAAGCGTGGCGACCCGCAACGGCATGAGCTTCTCCGCGCCACGCCTCACGACGGATGCAGGGTATAATGCGACGCTTGGCGCCCATTTCCTCGGCGAGCAGCTTGACCGTTTCAATGGGTCTTACGTTCTTACCTTCGCCGGTTACAATGCAGGCCCTCGCCGCGCATCCGAATGGGTCGAGAAATATGGCGATCCACGTGGCAAGCCTATCGATCAGGTCGTCGACTGGATCGAACGTATCCCCTACTCCGAGACACGCAACTATGTTCAGCGCGTGATGGAAAACTACGAAGTCTATAAGGCCCGCCTGACCGGAAGTGCGGATATACAGACCGATCTGATTTACGGTCGCCGCTAG
- a CDS encoding 50S ribosomal protein L21 → MPLLIVQLAVLVAIAFVIGCLLGRFVRRRGASIPDRERTIIAAAHATLPVDQKPEAVTQTKIPEKVAEPKASPQPSEPEKPQMKAVPDAEVVGNWPSQTEKPDVNTEPDQDPGRPELLDAARLGKPDDLTVVKGIGGAVQGLLNGIGVFHYDQIASWNDDESRWIERSIGFPRRVEREDWIAQATKLANAANKASARKSEKPGKTAAKPKSRRTKKAGE, encoded by the coding sequence ATGCCGTTGCTGATTGTTCAACTGGCTGTTCTTGTCGCCATCGCTTTCGTTATAGGCTGTCTTTTGGGCCGGTTCGTGCGGCGCAGAGGTGCGTCGATACCAGACCGTGAGCGCACGATCATTGCAGCGGCGCATGCTACATTGCCTGTCGATCAAAAGCCGGAAGCGGTGACGCAGACCAAAATACCGGAGAAGGTTGCAGAACCCAAGGCTTCGCCCCAGCCGAGCGAACCAGAGAAGCCTCAAATGAAAGCCGTGCCGGACGCAGAAGTCGTCGGAAATTGGCCTTCGCAAACGGAAAAGCCGGATGTGAATACGGAACCGGATCAGGATCCGGGGCGTCCAGAGCTTCTGGATGCTGCACGCCTTGGAAAGCCTGATGATCTGACAGTCGTTAAGGGTATTGGTGGGGCAGTTCAGGGGCTGCTCAACGGGATCGGCGTGTTTCACTACGACCAGATTGCCAGCTGGAACGATGACGAATCACGCTGGATCGAACGGAGTATAGGTTTTCCACGCCGCGTGGAGCGCGAGGATTGGATCGCACAAGCCACGAAACTGGCGAATGCAGCAAATAAAGCCAGCGCAAGGAAATCGGAAAAGCCCGGCAAAACAGCCGCTAAACCAAAATCGCGACGGACAAAAAAAGCAGGCGAATAG
- a CDS encoding BON domain-containing protein produces MFKWFWPGVTWTAALTALALWFGADRVETDIATRTGEALTPFIWTGFDVDGRDVTLKGIAPDPDTQSAARDALEKVRGIREITDLTSVLPLVSPYQLQIKKSADGIVLSGSVPDNDVRDRIMTIAESAAPGIPLDDEMAVGRGSPANFVDSVEFALQLVSDLTKGEIEMSDLNISIKGETADNAGYRKIQAQLDQPLPFGLKLERAEIREP; encoded by the coding sequence ATGTTCAAATGGTTTTGGCCCGGTGTAACGTGGACCGCAGCGCTGACAGCACTTGCGCTCTGGTTTGGTGCAGACCGGGTCGAGACGGACATCGCAACACGTACTGGCGAAGCACTCACTCCTTTTATATGGACCGGTTTCGACGTCGATGGTCGCGACGTCACGCTGAAAGGCATAGCGCCCGATCCAGATACGCAATCCGCTGCGCGGGATGCGCTTGAAAAGGTAAGAGGGATTCGGGAGATCACCGACTTGACGAGTGTTCTGCCGCTCGTTTCACCCTACCAGCTACAGATAAAGAAGAGTGCCGACGGCATAGTCCTGTCTGGTTCAGTACCGGACAACGATGTTAGAGACCGTATCATGACGATCGCCGAAAGCGCGGCTCCTGGCATTCCGCTCGATGACGAGATGGCTGTAGGGCGAGGCAGTCCCGCAAACTTTGTTGATTCGGTGGAGTTTGCTTTGCAACTCGTTTCTGACCTGACGAAAGGGGAGATCGAGATGTCCGATCTCAATATCTCGATCAAGGGCGAGACTGCAGACAATGCCGGCTATCGAAAGATACAAGCCCAATTGGACCAGCCGCTGCCCTTTGGCCTGAAATTGGAACGAGCCGAAATTCGCGAACCTTGA
- a CDS encoding porin, translating into MNIKSLLLGSAAALVAASGAQAADAIVAPEPEAVEYVRVCDAYGAGYFYIPGTETCLRIHGYVRYDAKGGDRVYARTPGDLDRDTWGKNARATLRFSTASETELGTLKTFTELRYNWNGGGDGEEDAYGSSENSSLRYAYIQLGGLRVGLDESAFVTFPGYLGNVINDDVILAGGYRTNLISYTFTGGNGFSAILSLEEGGNGDSDVDVTLNDYTPHIVGGLKYAGGWGSIAAVAAYDARNEEWAGKVRGDVNITDRFSVWVQGGYKSNDDTYAVDRAGYSYRVIDSFYGTWGGDWAVWGGAAFKATEKATFNLQLAYDDTKTFAATANVAYELVPGFTITPEVSYTKWDDENISLDGEDAFQGMIRFQRSF; encoded by the coding sequence ATGAACATCAAGAGCCTTCTCCTTGGCTCCGCTGCAGCTCTGGTTGCAGCTTCCGGCGCTCAGGCTGCCGACGCAATCGTCGCGCCAGAGCCAGAAGCCGTTGAATATGTCCGCGTCTGCGATGCTTACGGCGCTGGCTACTTCTACATCCCAGGCACCGAAACCTGCCTGCGTATCCATGGTTATGTTCGTTACGACGCAAAGGGTGGCGATCGCGTTTACGCTCGTACGCCTGGCGATCTGGACCGTGACACCTGGGGCAAGAACGCCCGTGCAACGCTCCGCTTCTCGACCGCTTCGGAAACCGAGCTCGGCACTCTGAAGACCTTCACCGAACTGCGTTACAACTGGAACGGCGGCGGCGACGGCGAAGAAGACGCATACGGCTCGAGCGAAAACAGCTCGCTGCGTTATGCTTACATCCAGCTCGGCGGCCTGCGCGTTGGTCTCGATGAATCGGCCTTCGTAACCTTCCCTGGTTACCTCGGCAACGTCATCAACGACGACGTGATCCTCGCTGGCGGCTACCGCACCAACCTCATCAGCTACACCTTCACCGGCGGCAACGGCTTCTCGGCTATCCTGTCGCTCGAAGAAGGCGGCAACGGCGACTCCGACGTTGACGTAACGCTGAACGACTACACGCCGCACATCGTTGGCGGTCTGAAGTACGCTGGTGGCTGGGGCTCTATCGCAGCTGTTGCAGCTTACGACGCTCGTAACGAAGAGTGGGCTGGTAAGGTTCGCGGCGACGTTAACATCACGGACCGTTTCTCGGTTTGGGTACAGGGCGGCTACAAGTCCAACGACGACACCTATGCAGTTGACCGCGCTGGTTACTCCTACCGCGTAATCGACTCGTTCTACGGCACGTGGGGCGGCGACTGGGCTGTCTGGGGTGGCGCTGCATTCAAGGCAACCGAAAAGGCTACCTTCAACCTGCAGCTCGCTTACGACGACACCAAGACCTTCGCAGCAACCGCAAACGTTGCTTACGAACTGGTTCCTGGCTTCACGATCACCCCGGAAGTTTCCTACACCAAGTGGGATGACGAAAACATCAGCCTCGACGGCGAAGATGCTTTCCAGGGCATGATCCGCTTCCAGCGCTCGTTCTAA